One Desulfobulbus oligotrophicus DNA segment encodes these proteins:
- a CDS encoding YeeE/YedE thiosulfate transporter family protein, whose product MRNQKEETASMHRKTQDNGWSPYLAGALVGLLALLSVYATTQWMGKSNYLGASTTFVRAAGLLEQVVYPERVTANAYFTKEKVRVDWQFMLIIGIFIGALISSKTDKSFKLESVPPTWEERFGPSTGKRAVSAFLGGIVAMIGARMADGCPSGHGMSGMMQLSVSSFVALAMFFGTGVLVAGLVYRRK is encoded by the coding sequence ATTCGAAATCAAAAGGAGGAAACAGCATCTATGCACAGAAAGACACAAGACAATGGATGGAGCCCTTATCTGGCCGGGGCTCTGGTGGGACTGTTGGCGCTTCTTTCCGTCTATGCAACAACCCAATGGATGGGAAAAAGCAACTATCTCGGCGCCTCAACAACCTTTGTACGGGCCGCCGGTTTACTTGAACAGGTGGTCTATCCGGAACGGGTTACGGCCAATGCGTACTTTACCAAGGAAAAAGTGCGGGTTGACTGGCAATTCATGCTCATCATCGGCATCTTTATCGGTGCCCTGATCTCCTCGAAAACCGACAAGAGTTTCAAGCTGGAAAGTGTTCCACCCACCTGGGAAGAACGATTTGGCCCCTCCACAGGTAAACGGGCTGTCAGTGCTTTTCTGGGAGGCATTGTCGCCATGATCGGCGCCCGTATGGCGGACGGATGCCCAAGTGGACACGGGATGAGTGGCATGATGCAGCTGTCGGTCAGCTCGTTTGTCGCCCTGGCCATGTTCTTCGGAACCGGGGTCCTTGTTGCCGGGCTTGTTTACAGGAGGAAATGA
- a CDS encoding glycosyltransferase family 4 protein, with the protein MRVALVHTNLTRGGGMEAYLLSLVKGFRRQGDDVTVYACRVDHQLAEELGCTVQQIRPPWPRKMREFRFLHCCNQLPLRRDYDLAIGTARTCSPHVTVCGGVHVETIRHIRRTALFRGVYDLFENRFEEKAFREAPYIMAHSGTIARQIRDHYAIPANKINVLYPPIDTETFTPMEEAERVQARSALGIQGHQTTFLFVSCGHQRKGLDQLLKTFSVLDPNRYQLLVAGSPIGSGHPANVRYIGYVNNLRPVYSAVDFTVLPSYYEPFGLVVPESIQCGTPVIVTKSVGAAELLSEEEGILLEDNSHETMVRTMTRLDSGHRVAAGFAEQHGLTIEQHINLIKKAYT; encoded by the coding sequence ATGCGAGTAGCACTGGTTCATACTAATCTGACCCGGGGCGGCGGCATGGAGGCCTATCTGCTTTCTCTTGTCAAAGGGTTCAGGCGACAAGGCGATGACGTTACCGTGTATGCCTGCCGCGTTGATCACCAGCTGGCAGAGGAACTCGGTTGCACAGTGCAGCAGATCCGTCCACCGTGGCCACGGAAGATGCGGGAGTTTCGATTTTTGCACTGCTGCAACCAGCTGCCCCTGCGTCGCGACTATGATCTTGCCATCGGTACGGCCCGTACCTGCAGTCCGCACGTGACGGTGTGCGGCGGGGTGCATGTTGAAACGATCAGACATATTCGGCGCACGGCTCTTTTTCGCGGTGTCTACGACCTGTTTGAAAACAGGTTCGAGGAGAAGGCCTTTCGCGAAGCACCGTACATCATGGCGCATTCAGGCACCATTGCCCGTCAGATTCGTGACCACTATGCGATCCCTGCCAACAAGATCAATGTTCTCTATCCTCCCATTGATACCGAGACCTTCACTCCCATGGAGGAGGCTGAACGGGTACAGGCCCGATCAGCTCTGGGCATTCAGGGTCATCAGACAACGTTCCTGTTTGTCTCCTGCGGGCACCAGCGCAAAGGGCTGGATCAGCTGCTTAAAACCTTTTCAGTACTGGATCCGAATCGCTACCAGCTGCTCGTGGCAGGCAGCCCCATTGGTTCCGGTCATCCGGCAAATGTTCGTTACATCGGCTATGTGAACAACCTGCGCCCGGTGTACAGTGCCGTTGATTTCACGGTGCTTCCATCCTACTACGAACCGTTCGGCCTGGTTGTTCCGGAATCGATCCAGTGCGGTACACCGGTTATCGTGACGAAGAGTGTGGGGGCTGCTGAGCTGTTATCCGAAGAGGAGGGTATCCTTCTTGAAGATAACAGTCATGAAACCATGGTGCGAACGATGACCCGGCTCGATTCCGGCCACAGAGTGGCTGCTGGTTTTGCCGAACAGCATGGTCTGACCATAGAGCAGCATATCAACCTGATAAAAAAAGCGTATACCTGA
- a CDS encoding cyclic nucleotide-binding domain-containing protein has protein sequence MDYRNAIFIVTEERNCPIYNVGEEFKVEQMALTVPEGKAACLMMVRELMRAVTEKKSMERFSPFGQQRVKFECGGCTGLIRFEFKKEKDFATLQMKLLAVAEQRARMRHLDRFYDVLRTLDIFEPLDEDSLRDLSAQLRLKEYGANKVLLKKGEPGTSLYIILEGRVAVIGNEGQTLSEMGVGDIFGEMSLLSGEPVTTTIHSKEKTRLATLSSKDFKHILNRYPVLQVFFYRMLVERAQANTMRAGTISSGMTGRLSEINSVELFQLINSSQKSGKVQLVLDDGTAEAVFHEGELIDTRYKNLDGKEAFFALLAKNNGTFTYTSSLSDEEKKLPVIGGFMGLIMEGMRRMDELND, from the coding sequence ATGGACTATCGTAACGCCATTTTTATTGTTACCGAGGAACGGAACTGTCCGATCTACAATGTTGGTGAAGAGTTTAAAGTTGAACAGATGGCCTTAACCGTGCCTGAGGGAAAAGCCGCCTGTCTGATGATGGTACGAGAACTGATGAGGGCGGTGACGGAAAAAAAGAGTATGGAACGTTTTTCTCCGTTTGGTCAACAGCGGGTCAAATTTGAGTGCGGCGGGTGTACCGGTTTAATCCGTTTTGAATTTAAAAAAGAAAAGGACTTTGCAACCCTGCAGATGAAACTGCTGGCCGTGGCCGAACAGAGGGCGCGGATGCGGCATCTCGATCGATTTTATGATGTTCTGCGCACACTGGATATTTTTGAGCCACTGGATGAGGACAGCCTCCGTGACCTTTCCGCTCAGCTCCGGTTGAAGGAGTATGGCGCCAACAAGGTCCTGCTGAAAAAGGGTGAGCCGGGAACCAGTCTGTATATCATCCTTGAGGGTCGGGTGGCTGTGATCGGTAATGAGGGACAAACCTTATCGGAGATGGGTGTCGGTGATATTTTTGGTGAGATGAGCCTGCTGTCGGGAGAGCCGGTGACAACAACCATTCACTCCAAGGAGAAAACCAGGCTGGCCACCCTGTCCAGTAAAGATTTTAAGCATATCCTTAATCGCTATCCTGTCCTGCAGGTCTTCTTTTACCGCATGCTGGTGGAACGTGCCCAGGCCAACACCATGCGGGCCGGTACCATCAGTTCCGGCATGACCGGCCGTCTTTCTGAAATCAATTCCGTGGAACTCTTTCAGTTGATCAACTCCAGCCAGAAAAGCGGGAAGGTGCAGCTGGTACTTGATGACGGTACTGCAGAGGCTGTGTTCCATGAAGGTGAGCTGATTGATACCCGCTACAAGAACCTGGACGGGAAAGAGGCGTTCTTTGCCCTGCTGGCAAAGAATAACGGCACGTTTAC
- the pta gene encoding phosphate acetyltransferase, whose amino-acid sequence MADSLYIANLEKDSGKLVVTLGVMEILSRRISRIGFFRPIIPGDGKGDNDIELIRKRYNIGLRFDEMAGVSHELARTMIAEGEELLLFREIVRKYSEVRKKCDFLLCEGPNIVSMSEAFDYDISIRIARELGTPTLHVTNGRNHTVAEIEEDIAVAERIYEQYQCPLLAIFVNRIDPDLLGSAEAEIRRNLWNKPYRLGFLPEMTGFSMPTMEEIIEALDARHFSGPTTGLQREVHSIKVAAMSPVNYIDFLEENDLIVTPGDRPDIIFATLGAIASRNYPSPAGLILSGGMVPGPSMVRLLDGIDDLALPIYLVSPDTYTVAQLAGEIKGILRPHYEQKINRALGVFENHIDTTGLEQQVIETTATTMSPLMFEYSLFQRARADRKHIVLPEGEEDRILQAAEILRSREVVDLTLLGDEKVIRSRAATLGLKVQDVTIIDPTTSPLREEFIETLYELRRHKGVTRDYANDAINDVSYFGTLMVHTGRADGMVSGAVHTTQHTVLPAFQIIRTRPGVQVVSSVFFMCFETRILVYGDCAVNPNPNSEELAEIAIRSAETAAMFNIDPVIAMLSYSSGTSGQGEDVERVRQAVQLARQRCPELVIDGPIQYDAAIDLSVGTQKMPKSQVAGRATVFIFPDLNTGNNTYKAVQRSSGAVAIGPILQGLNRPVNDLSRGCLVADIVNTVAITAVQAQAVTVQCAKSQGA is encoded by the coding sequence ATGGCGGATTCACTGTATATTGCCAACCTGGAAAAGGACAGCGGTAAGCTGGTCGTCACCTTAGGTGTTATGGAGATACTTTCTCGCCGGATCAGCCGTATTGGTTTTTTCCGGCCGATTATTCCCGGTGACGGCAAGGGTGACAACGATATCGAACTCATCCGGAAACGCTACAATATCGGTCTGCGGTTTGATGAGATGGCAGGGGTGAGTCATGAACTGGCCCGGACCATGATAGCTGAGGGTGAGGAACTGCTTCTTTTTCGCGAGATTGTTCGCAAGTACAGTGAAGTTCGCAAAAAGTGCGACTTTCTTCTGTGTGAAGGACCCAATATCGTCAGCATGTCCGAGGCCTTTGACTATGACATCAGTATTCGGATTGCCCGGGAACTCGGTACCCCGACTCTGCACGTCACCAATGGACGTAACCATACGGTTGCCGAAATCGAGGAGGATATAGCCGTTGCGGAAAGGATTTATGAGCAGTACCAGTGCCCGCTTCTGGCGATCTTTGTCAATCGGATAGATCCTGATCTGTTGGGGAGTGCTGAGGCCGAAATACGCAGGAATCTGTGGAACAAACCGTATCGGCTCGGTTTTTTACCGGAGATGACAGGGTTCAGTATGCCGACCATGGAGGAGATCATCGAAGCCTTGGATGCCCGTCATTTCAGCGGACCGACAACCGGCCTGCAGCGTGAGGTTCATTCCATTAAGGTGGCGGCGATGAGCCCGGTCAACTACATTGATTTTTTAGAGGAAAATGATCTGATCGTTACCCCTGGAGATCGTCCGGATATTATCTTTGCCACCCTGGGGGCCATAGCCTCACGCAACTATCCTTCGCCGGCCGGCCTGATTCTGTCCGGCGGCATGGTTCCCGGTCCGTCCATGGTCAGGCTGCTTGACGGTATTGATGATCTGGCCCTGCCGATCTATCTGGTCTCCCCTGATACCTATACCGTGGCCCAGCTGGCCGGTGAGATCAAGGGTATCCTGCGACCGCATTACGAACAGAAGATCAACCGTGCCCTGGGTGTTTTTGAGAACCACATCGATACCACCGGTTTGGAGCAGCAGGTCATTGAGACCACTGCCACCACCATGTCACCGCTGATGTTTGAGTACTCGCTGTTTCAGCGGGCCCGGGCTGATCGCAAGCATATTGTTTTACCTGAAGGTGAAGAGGATCGTATTCTGCAGGCCGCTGAAATTCTACGCTCCCGGGAGGTTGTTGATCTGACTTTGCTGGGCGATGAAAAGGTTATTCGCAGTCGGGCGGCAACCCTTGGTCTGAAGGTGCAGGATGTAACCATCATCGACCCAACAACATCGCCGCTGCGGGAGGAGTTCATCGAAACGCTGTACGAACTCCGGCGACACAAAGGCGTCACCAGAGATTATGCCAACGATGCGATCAATGATGTCAGCTACTTCGGAACGCTGATGGTTCACACCGGCAGGGCAGACGGTATGGTATCCGGTGCCGTACACACCACACAGCACACGGTTCTCCCTGCTTTCCAGATCATCCGTACCCGGCCGGGGGTGCAGGTTGTTTCCAGCGTTTTTTTCATGTGCTTTGAAACCAGGATACTGGTTTATGGTGATTGCGCAGTCAATCCCAACCCGAACAGTGAAGAGCTCGCCGAGATCGCCATCCGCTCGGCTGAAACAGCCGCCATGTTCAACATTGATCCGGTTATTGCCATGCTCTCGTACTCCAGCGGTACTTCCGGGCAGGGTGAGGATGTTGAACGAGTACGGCAGGCTGTGCAGCTGGCCCGACAGCGCTGCCCGGAGTTAGTGATTGACGGCCCTATTCAGTATGATGCCGCCATTGATCTTTCTGTGGGGACGCAGAAGATGCCGAAGAGTCAGGTGGCCGGTCGGGCCACGGTGTTCATCTTTCCGGATCTCAACACCGGCAACAACACCTATAAGGCGGTTCAACGCTCTTCCGGGGCTGTGGCCATCGGCCCGATTCTTCAGGGATTGAATCGACCGGTCAACGATCTGAGTCGTGGTTGCCTGGTGGCTGACATTGTCAATACGGTTGCAATCACTGCTGTGCAGGCCCAGGCGGTTACAGTACAGTGCGCAAAATCACAGGGTGCTTGA
- a CDS encoding glycosyltransferase family 2 protein, with translation MFSIIIVNYNTGDLLSACLDSLQGQQALIREVVVVDNNSQDNSVDRIRKAFPAVRVIGLPENIGFGRANNRALDSCSGDLFFLLNPDTRLRPGCMAAMAAYMAANRDVGMAGTAVYDAQGIRQATANPEYPGNHYSGALFSGLPGDIAWLLGASLVIRRQVMEQVQGFDPDYFLYGEDIDLSLRVRQAGWRLGYIPDAGIIHLEGQSERTTPPAQLFEKKMQGELLFYTKHYPADTVRRIKRVRRVQAVWRLASLWIQKIFGREDEVLRQKRAKYTVAARLYR, from the coding sequence ATGTTTTCAATCATCATCGTCAATTACAATACAGGTGATCTGCTGTCGGCCTGTCTTGATTCTTTGCAGGGTCAGCAGGCACTGATCCGTGAGGTTGTTGTTGTTGATAATAACTCACAGGATAACAGTGTTGACAGGATCCGGAAGGCCTTTCCAGCTGTCCGCGTTATCGGCCTGCCTGAGAATATAGGTTTCGGCAGGGCGAATAATAGAGCGCTGGACAGCTGCAGCGGTGATCTTTTTTTTCTCCTTAATCCGGACACCCGGCTGCGGCCCGGCTGCATGGCGGCCATGGCTGCATATATGGCGGCCAACAGGGATGTCGGCATGGCCGGGACAGCCGTGTACGATGCGCAGGGTATTCGACAGGCCACAGCCAACCCGGAGTATCCGGGCAATCATTATAGCGGCGCTCTTTTTTCCGGACTTCCCGGTGATATCGCCTGGTTACTTGGTGCAAGTTTAGTCATACGCAGGCAGGTTATGGAACAGGTGCAGGGATTTGACCCGGATTATTTCTTGTACGGAGAAGATATCGATCTTTCTCTCCGGGTCCGTCAGGCCGGCTGGAGATTGGGGTACATACCGGATGCGGGCATTATTCATCTGGAAGGACAAAGTGAGCGGACGACACCGCCGGCACAGTTGTTTGAAAAGAAGATGCAGGGTGAGTTGCTGTTTTATACGAAACATTATCCTGCCGATACAGTCCGTCGCATCAAACGGGTACGCAGAGTACAGGCTGTGTGGCGACTTGCGAGCCTGTGGATACAGAAGATATTTGGACGAGAAGATGAAGTTTTACGACAAAAGCGGGCAAAGTATACAGTGGCGGCCCGACTGTACAGGTAA
- a CDS encoding ArnT family glycosyltransferase — MARRTSVFMSASGRHVSSMWLFAAVLAAGLAVRLAALAQITIINPDGILYINQARAIWSGQWGLVDQCQLPYVSLYSFLIAFGYHLVPDWVLSGQLVSVACGMGMLVILYQLVRLFFDRIISSLTILLLAFTPIFVRYSVDVMRDALFWFLFSLALWLFVLHIHKKTSPRYMYWLLSGSSIAILLASWSRIEAIVLLPVSLLFLCVYREKNKLQRLLAFTVPVIGVAVIGAVVTLTGGQDVFALVRLDEIVRKFSEPIQAYETLRAELKQLADGYGFSLLGNYLESSYHTIWMTALGTLTANAAEAFFYPYLIFYVAGWKEGVRRARSLPEYQYMFLLLACSFVVLFVHTQHHWVATYRFMTLLIFPSCLLAGLGIQRVHGFLMRTGKLTRAQAGVVLAVVVVMVSLSKNIQKIEADKEVYVRIASTVASLTSTEHSVVIAAKSSVAARWITFYANVGKKGVSCSQPVITDSASADEVMAMMRATNAAYFLWEQQRWENSPSGRHPSEFSQFFKEVGRWQHEDTGQLILFEKTL; from the coding sequence ATGGCAAGAAGGACCTCTGTTTTTATGTCGGCCTCAGGCCGGCATGTTTCATCAATGTGGCTGTTTGCGGCGGTGCTGGCCGCCGGTCTGGCTGTCCGGCTGGCGGCCCTGGCGCAGATCACGATCATCAATCCCGACGGTATACTCTACATCAATCAGGCCAGAGCAATATGGAGCGGTCAGTGGGGTCTGGTTGATCAGTGCCAACTCCCCTATGTCTCCCTGTACTCCTTTCTCATCGCGTTTGGTTATCATCTCGTCCCAGACTGGGTATTGAGCGGTCAGCTGGTTTCCGTTGCCTGCGGAATGGGTATGCTGGTCATCCTCTATCAGCTTGTACGCCTTTTTTTCGATCGGATCATCAGCAGCCTGACCATACTGCTGCTGGCGTTTACGCCGATCTTTGTCCGCTACAGCGTTGATGTCATGCGCGACGCCCTTTTCTGGTTTTTATTTTCCCTCGCGTTGTGGCTGTTTGTTCTGCATATACACAAAAAGACCAGTCCCAGATATATGTACTGGTTGTTAAGTGGCAGCAGCATCGCCATCCTGCTGGCCTCCTGGAGCCGGATTGAGGCCATTGTTTTACTGCCGGTATCTCTGCTCTTTTTATGCGTGTACCGAGAAAAGAACAAACTGCAGAGACTGCTGGCATTTACAGTGCCCGTTATCGGTGTTGCCGTGATCGGAGCGGTCGTTACCCTGACCGGGGGTCAGGATGTTTTCGCTCTGGTGCGGCTGGATGAGATTGTCCGGAAGTTTTCAGAGCCGATCCAGGCGTATGAAACACTCCGGGCCGAGCTCAAACAACTTGCTGATGGGTATGGGTTCTCGCTGCTCGGTAACTATCTGGAGAGCAGTTATCATACCATCTGGATGACCGCTCTGGGCACCTTGACGGCCAATGCCGCAGAGGCATTTTTTTATCCATACCTGATCTTCTATGTTGCCGGCTGGAAAGAGGGGGTTCGCCGGGCACGATCCCTGCCGGAGTATCAGTATATGTTTTTGCTGCTGGCGTGCTCTTTTGTCGTCTTGTTCGTTCATACGCAGCATCATTGGGTTGCCACGTATCGTTTCATGACACTGCTTATTTTTCCATCGTGCCTGCTTGCCGGTTTGGGGATACAGAGAGTACACGGATTTTTGATGCGGACAGGCAAGTTGACCCGTGCACAAGCAGGTGTAGTGCTCGCGGTTGTTGTAGTGATGGTGAGTCTGAGCAAAAATATACAGAAGATTGAGGCTGATAAGGAAGTTTACGTACGTATCGCTTCCACAGTCGCCTCTTTGACGTCTACTGAGCACTCGGTGGTCATTGCCGCCAAGAGTTCAGTGGCTGCCCGCTGGATCACTTTTTATGCAAATGTGGGGAAAAAAGGAGTGTCATGCTCCCAGCCGGTGATCACAGACTCCGCATCAGCGGATGAAGTCATGGCCATGATGCGCGCGACGAATGCCGCCTATTTTCTGTGGGAACAACAACGTTGGGAGAACAGTCCTTCCGGCCGTCACCCTTCTGAATTTTCACAATTTTTTAAAGAAGTCGGCCGCTGGCAGCATGAGGACACCGGCCAGCTTATTCTGTTTGAGAAGACGCTGTGA
- a CDS encoding DUF6691 family protein, which translates to MSTDQILGLVTGILFGFLLQKGRVLRFDKQVGAMLLKDMTILKFMLSAILVGMVGVQLLSSAGIITLSHKPMNVGAIVIGGVLFGGGWAVMGFCPGTSVGALGEGRWHAIFAVAGMITGAAIYAEIYPFLKSTVLAWKDFGKIGLPEVLGISPWAIIFVFWAVTLWLFVFFERKNL; encoded by the coding sequence ATGAGCACTGATCAGATACTTGGACTGGTAACCGGCATACTCTTCGGATTTCTTCTGCAAAAAGGGCGGGTCCTGCGTTTTGACAAGCAGGTCGGTGCCATGCTCTTAAAAGACATGACGATCTTAAAATTCATGCTGTCTGCTATACTGGTCGGCATGGTCGGCGTCCAACTGCTCTCCAGCGCCGGGATCATCACCCTCAGTCACAAGCCTATGAACGTGGGGGCAATCGTTATCGGTGGTGTTTTGTTTGGTGGTGGTTGGGCGGTGATGGGGTTCTGCCCCGGTACCTCTGTGGGAGCGCTTGGCGAAGGTCGCTGGCACGCCATCTTTGCCGTTGCCGGTATGATAACAGGAGCAGCAATCTATGCAGAGATCTATCCCTTCCTCAAATCAACAGTTTTGGCATGGAAGGACTTTGGAAAAATCGGCCTGCCGGAAGTCCTGGGGATCTCGCCCTGGGCCATCATCTTTGTTTTCTGGGCGGTAACCCTCTGGCTCTTTGTTTTCTTTGAACGTAAAAATTTGTGA
- a CDS encoding radical SAM protein: MSIVAHTLLANGLLQQRAVEAEQLLQNCMLCPRQCRVNRLAGETGWCGTGALARIAGYGPHFGEEQPLVGTGGSGAVFIAGCSLCCCFCQNMDISQGDGPADEVDAKAFAAIMLELQARGCHNINLVTPSHVVPQILAALIPALEAGLNIPVVFNCSGYERVETLDLLAGVVDIYMPDVKFWRAQTAERYAQAADYPERMQAALATMHRQVGDLVIDADGLARSGLLIRHLLMPGLMEETEAILAWIATQISAQTYVNIMAQYHPCGRADEYEELRHQISGTEYRHAMEVAGKVGLTRLDEPDLVRILRRLHP; the protein is encoded by the coding sequence ATGTCTATCGTTGCTCACACCTTGCTTGCCAACGGTCTTTTGCAGCAAAGAGCTGTTGAGGCCGAACAGTTGTTGCAGAATTGCATGCTTTGCCCCCGTCAGTGCCGTGTCAACCGGCTGGCCGGAGAAACCGGCTGGTGCGGTACCGGGGCGCTGGCGCGAATTGCCGGTTATGGGCCGCATTTCGGAGAAGAGCAGCCACTGGTCGGCACAGGTGGTTCCGGTGCTGTTTTTATTGCCGGTTGCAGCCTCTGTTGCTGTTTCTGCCAGAATATGGATATCAGCCAGGGGGATGGACCGGCCGATGAGGTTGACGCCAAAGCGTTTGCCGCCATCATGCTCGAATTACAGGCCAGGGGGTGCCATAATATCAATCTGGTTACGCCCAGCCATGTGGTACCACAGATCCTGGCCGCCCTGATACCGGCCCTGGAAGCAGGACTCAATATTCCCGTTGTGTTTAACTGCAGTGGCTATGAACGGGTTGAGACGCTGGATCTGCTGGCCGGTGTGGTCGATATCTACATGCCGGATGTCAAGTTCTGGCGTGCGCAGACAGCCGAGCGCTATGCCCAGGCTGCTGACTATCCAGAACGGATGCAGGCGGCCCTGGCGACCATGCACCGCCAGGTCGGTGATCTGGTGATCGATGCGGATGGTCTGGCCCGATCCGGCCTGCTTATCCGTCATCTGCTGATGCCCGGACTCATGGAAGAGACCGAGGCCATCCTTGCCTGGATCGCCACTCAAATTTCAGCACAGACCTACGTCAATATCATGGCCCAGTATCACCCCTGTGGCCGGGCAGATGAGTATGAGGAGCTCCGGCACCAGATCAGCGGCACAGAGTACCGTCATGCCATGGAAGTGGCCGGGAAGGTCGGCCTGACTCGTCTTGACGAACCTGATCTGGTGCGGATTCTGCGCCGCCTGCACCCATAA